From the genome of Thermogutta terrifontis, one region includes:
- a CDS encoding DUF1559 domain-containing protein codes for MKTLRPMDDGRSAFTLVELLVVIAIIGLLVALLLPAVQAAREAARRAQCLNNLKQLGLAVHNYASNWGCFPSSAIVDRNVQATGNNVSWGVHGRILPFIEQVPLGSQVNLVEAWDSQLVIDGVRIPVFACPSDPKSSEIRDTGAGKPRLYPTTYGFNLGVYFVYDPVTGRGGDGIAFPNSAVTWAGVIDGTSHTLLASEVKAWQPYRRNGGPPSTNIPASAAEASTVVASAGEAKTTGHTEWPDGRVHHTGFTACLPPNTRVPCDIGGRTEDCDYNSWQEGKNGINGAPTYAIVTARSFHPGGVNAVHVDGSARFYAQTIELPVWRALATRAGRELVPNQ; via the coding sequence ATGAAGACGTTGCGACCCATGGATGATGGGCGTTCGGCATTCACCCTCGTTGAGCTTCTGGTGGTCATTGCGATTATCGGACTGCTCGTCGCGCTTTTGCTGCCGGCCGTGCAGGCAGCACGGGAAGCGGCTCGGCGAGCTCAATGTCTCAACAACCTCAAGCAACTCGGGCTGGCGGTTCATAATTACGCCAGCAACTGGGGGTGTTTTCCCTCGAGCGCGATTGTGGACCGGAACGTCCAGGCGACGGGCAATAACGTGTCATGGGGAGTGCACGGGCGGATTTTGCCTTTTATAGAGCAGGTGCCGCTCGGCTCGCAGGTGAACCTGGTGGAAGCCTGGGATTCACAACTCGTGATTGATGGCGTCCGGATTCCCGTGTTTGCCTGTCCCAGCGATCCCAAGTCTTCGGAAATACGGGATACAGGGGCCGGAAAGCCACGTCTGTATCCGACAACCTACGGGTTCAATCTCGGTGTGTACTTCGTGTACGACCCCGTTACCGGAAGAGGCGGCGACGGCATCGCCTTTCCCAACTCGGCGGTGACCTGGGCGGGGGTCATCGATGGCACGAGCCACACACTGCTGGCGTCGGAAGTCAAAGCCTGGCAGCCGTATCGGCGGAACGGCGGGCCGCCGTCCACCAACATTCCGGCTTCCGCAGCCGAGGCCTCGACTGTTGTCGCATCGGCGGGAGAAGCGAAGACCACCGGGCACACCGAATGGCCGGACGGGCGTGTCCACCATACCGGCTTCACCGCGTGTTTGCCTCCCAATACCCGTGTGCCATGTGACATCGGCGGAAGAACGGAAGATTGCGACTACAACTCGTGGCAGGAAGGGAAGAACGGAATCAACGGGGCTCCCACCTACGCGATTGTGACCGCCCGCAGTTTTCACCCGGGCGGCGTCAATGCCGTCCACGTCGATGGTTCCGCACGGTTCTACGCACAGACCATTGAGCTGCCCGTCTGGCGGGCCCTGGCAACTCGGGCAGGAAGGGAACTTGTACCCAACCAGTGA
- a CDS encoding radical SAM protein, producing MVLHQTEPNYVKLHSSGELKKRAETAIARLAECTLCPRQCGADRSHDEPRGSFCGIGRYAWVSSAFPHHGEEPCLRGWNGSGTIFFSGCNLRCVFCQNNDISWYRTGSPCDAQRLARLMIRLQELGCHNINFVTPSHVVAQILEALPIAVEEGLRIPLVYNSGGYDSVETLHLLDGVIDIYMPDIKFTDPAVAERFAHAPDYWEVCQAAIREMHRQVGDLILDERGLAVRGLLVRHLVMPNGLAGTEKAMRFLAEEISPHTYVNIMAQYRPEGRAWDFPEIARRCTPQEYQEAVAIARRLGIYRLCRD from the coding sequence GTGGTTCTCCACCAGACGGAACCGAATTACGTGAAACTCCACTCCAGTGGTGAACTAAAAAAGCGCGCGGAAACGGCCATTGCTCGGCTGGCAGAATGCACTCTGTGCCCCCGGCAATGTGGAGCCGATCGGTCACACGATGAGCCGCGGGGCTCGTTTTGCGGCATTGGTCGGTATGCCTGGGTCTCCAGTGCTTTCCCCCACCACGGCGAGGAACCCTGCCTTCGCGGTTGGAACGGTTCGGGGACGATCTTCTTCTCCGGGTGCAATCTCCGCTGTGTATTCTGTCAGAACAACGACATCAGTTGGTACCGCACGGGCTCCCCCTGCGATGCCCAGCGCTTGGCACGACTGATGATCCGTCTTCAGGAGTTGGGGTGCCATAACATCAATTTCGTTACGCCCAGCCATGTGGTCGCGCAAATACTGGAGGCCCTTCCCATCGCCGTGGAAGAGGGGCTGCGAATTCCCCTTGTTTACAACTCGGGCGGTTATGATTCGGTGGAAACACTGCACCTCCTCGACGGAGTGATCGATATTTATATGCCGGATATCAAGTTTACCGATCCCGCGGTTGCGGAACGCTTCGCGCATGCCCCCGACTACTGGGAAGTTTGTCAGGCCGCCATTCGCGAAATGCATCGGCAGGTCGGAGATCTCATCCTCGATGAGCGCGGCCTTGCCGTGAGAGGACTTCTCGTCCGCCACCTGGTGATGCCCAACGGCCTTGCTGGTACCGAAAAAGCCATGCGATTCCTTGCCGAGGAAATTTCACCGCACACCTATGTGAACATCATGGCACAGTATCGTCCGGAGGGCCGGGCGTGGGATTTTCCCGAAATTGCGCGGCGGTGCACTCCCCAGGAATATCAAGAAGCCGTGGCGATCGCACGGCGGTTGGGCATCTACCGGCTGTGCCGCGACTGA
- the bioD gene encoding dethiobiotin synthase has protein sequence MSRRKPLGLFITGTDTGVGKTYVGALIARELVRAGLHVGVYKPAASGCVRQKGELISEDALTLWEAAGRPLSLAEVCPQRFEAPLAPHLAARLEGKAVDPRLLREGLRPWQQWADVVLIEGAGGLMSPISDEDYVADLAYEFGYPLLVVSKNVLGTINHTLLTLIAATTFREGLEIAGIVLNEPHPRDPQDISVESNLAELAARCVPPVLAQLKHGENRFEPAVEWSAIVQKARPKKLPDW, from the coding sequence ATGTCCAGAAGGAAACCGTTGGGACTTTTCATTACTGGGACCGACACAGGGGTGGGAAAAACCTACGTCGGGGCGCTCATTGCCCGAGAGCTCGTCCGAGCCGGGCTCCATGTGGGCGTTTACAAACCCGCGGCCAGCGGTTGTGTCCGGCAGAAAGGGGAGCTCATTTCGGAAGATGCGTTGACCCTGTGGGAAGCCGCTGGAAGACCGCTCTCGCTGGCGGAAGTGTGTCCTCAGCGTTTCGAGGCCCCGCTGGCCCCCCACCTTGCAGCGCGGCTGGAAGGAAAAGCCGTTGATCCCCGGCTTCTGCGTGAGGGCCTTCGCCCGTGGCAGCAGTGGGCGGACGTGGTACTCATCGAGGGTGCCGGCGGGCTGATGTCGCCCATCAGTGACGAAGATTATGTGGCCGATCTGGCTTATGAGTTTGGCTATCCTCTGCTGGTGGTGAGTAAGAATGTTCTGGGAACGATCAATCACACACTCCTGACACTCATCGCTGCCACCACATTTCGCGAGGGGCTGGAAATCGCGGGGATTGTTCTCAACGAACCCCATCCTCGCGATCCCCAGGACATCAGCGTCGAGAGCAACCTCGCCGAGCTCGCCGCCCGCTGCGTACCGCCCGTCCTCGCCCAGCTGAAACATGGGGAAAACCGATTTGAGCCTGCGGTGGAGTGGAGCGCGATCGTGCAAAAGGCCCGGCCGAAAAAGTTGCCGGATTGGTAA